In Triticum aestivum cultivar Chinese Spring chromosome 5B, IWGSC CS RefSeq v2.1, whole genome shotgun sequence, the following proteins share a genomic window:
- the LOC123117434 gene encoding chromatin-remodeling ATPase INO80-like has product MDEGIVVADTAHQSEAHVSPRDTVQDSTLAVVADTAHQREAHVSPRGSPVEMDEHTEGSPVISEEVVMDEGETVHAEEMDDSPVNSDKAEKEEVDEDSEDSSVSSDTAEREDDKEGGNRNPDTTDIEDSSVRSDTEEKEDDKEKAQEGGKKSADKNIADTIARTPARKRCWNRSADKNTADKNTTVMTPKERHDKRKRNFSAKAVSPVTFGVKELLPATDCEEICKLLKEKYNGDEVLNLGGTIMTGAQLLKCIEDPKSAPNLLGVFVECLKQDDNKNGNNNKRIIIQPQHQLDEEFVQVIKKEIGSSKKDGG; this is encoded by the exons ATGGATGAGGGCATAGTTGTAGCTGACACTGCCCATCAGTCTGAAGCCCACGTTTCTCCTCGAGACACTGTCCAGGACAGCACTCTAGCCGTTGTAGCTGACACTGCCCATCAGCGCGAAGCCCACGTTTCTCCTCGAGGCAGTCCTGTAGAGATGGATGAGCACACTGAAGGCTCTCCCGTGATCTCCGAAGAGGTAGTGATGGATGAGGGAGAGACTGTCCACGCCGAAGAGATGGATGACTCTCCTGTGAACTCCGATAAAGCAGAAAAAGAAGAGGTGGATGAGGACAGTGAAGACTCTTCCGTGAGCTCCGATACAGCAGAAAGGGAAGATGACAAGGAAGGTGGTAACCGTAACCCCGATACAACAGACATTGAAGACTCTTCCGTGAGATCCGATACAGAAGAAAAGGAAGATGACAAGGAAAAGGCTCAGGAAGGTGGTAAGAAGAGTGCTGATAAGAATATTGCTGATACAATAGCAAGGACACCAGCAAGGAAACGTTGCTGGAATAGGAGTGCTGATAAGAATACTGCTGATAAGAATACAACAGTAATGACACCAAAAGAGAGACATGACAAGAGGAAGAGGAACTTTTCCGCCAAAGCGGTGTCTCCCGTTACTTTTGGGGTAAAGGAATTATTGCCTGCTACAGACTGTGAGGAGATCTGTAAACTTCTCAAAGAGAAATA CAATGGTGATGAAGTGTTAAATTTGGGTGGGACTATCATGACGGGGGCTCAGCTGCTGAAGTGTATAGAGGATCCTAAGAGTGCCCCGAATCTTCTGGGTGTTTTTGTTGAATGCCTCAAGCAGGATGATAACAAGAACGGCAATAATAATAAAAGAATAATTATCCAACCACAACATCAG TTGGATGAAGAATTTGTGCAAGTGATTAAGAAAGAGATCGGGAGCAGCAAAAAAGATGGAGGGTAG
- the LOC123117435 gene encoding uncharacterized protein: protein MPTKNQECTRTGGEASTCKKRKASLQSNSNREDSPPPRDDLSRILRKSLLPRGYPMPSKIAGGMRLVNTFELCFGNLDGYSEEQTSTKLLALSLCQSIVSLAAFKGKTRQLTCTGTIIQHTTSSMSILTSASLIRSSEDESKMLDKLEIKVRLPNGKLVVGKLWKYDLYYNIVVVNTKAFPELRAACFHNEVLAIVK from the exons ATGCCTACAAAGAATCAAGAATGTACACGCACgggaggagaagcaagcacatgtaAGAAGAGAAAGGCTTCTTTACAGTCCAACTCCAACCGAGAAG ATTCTCCGCCTCCGAGGGATG ACCTTTCACGCATATTACGCAAGAGCCTACTTCCCCGTGGTTATCCTATGCCATCTAAGATTGCTG GGGGCATGCGCTTGGTGAATACATTTGAGCTCTGCTTTGGAAATTTAGATGGCTACAGTGAAGAGCAAACCAGTACTAAGTTGCTTGCTTTGAGCCTATGTCAATCCATTGTTTCACTTGCTGCTTTTAAGG GTAAAACTAGACAGTTAACATGCACAGGCACAATCATACAGCACACAACATCCAGCATGAGCATTCTAACCTCTGCGAGCTTGATTAGATCCTCTGAAGATGAAAGTAAGATGCTTGATAAACTGGAG ATTAAGGTGCGCCTGCCCAATGGCAAGCTTGTTGTAGGAAAACTGTGGAAATATGATCTTTATTATAATATTGTTGTTGTGAACACCAAGGCTTTTCCAGAACTTCGTGCAGCATGCTTTCATAATGAGGTGCTAGCTATTGTCAAATAA